One stretch of Rhizobium glycinendophyticum DNA includes these proteins:
- a CDS encoding peroxiredoxin-like family protein, giving the protein MTLQSKLDAFKADFEAGKPPYNVPYRVIETMHRATAELIASGAAARARKAGEVLPAFSLSDQEGNKVSSTDLLARGPLVISFYRGVWCPYCNMELQALEEALPEFEELGANLVAISPQNQVNSRKSVAKNNLTFPILSDPHNDVAAAFGLRFAMPDYLVELYKSLKNDLPAFNGDASWTLPMPARYVVGQDGVILYAEVNPDYTRRPEPDDMLPALRLSASRRVVA; this is encoded by the coding sequence ATGACACTCCAATCCAAGCTCGATGCGTTCAAGGCCGATTTTGAAGCCGGCAAGCCGCCGTACAACGTCCCATACAGGGTAATCGAGACCATGCACCGCGCGACTGCCGAGCTGATTGCCTCGGGCGCGGCAGCTCGCGCCCGGAAAGCGGGCGAGGTGCTGCCGGCCTTCAGTCTCTCCGATCAAGAGGGCAACAAGGTCTCCTCCACCGATCTTCTGGCGCGCGGACCGCTCGTCATCAGCTTCTATCGCGGTGTGTGGTGCCCCTATTGCAACATGGAGCTCCAGGCTCTCGAGGAGGCGCTGCCGGAATTCGAGGAACTGGGCGCAAATCTCGTTGCGATCTCGCCGCAAAACCAAGTTAACAGCCGCAAGTCGGTCGCGAAGAACAACCTGACCTTCCCGATCCTGTCGGACCCGCATAACGACGTGGCAGCCGCCTTCGGGCTGCGATTCGCGATGCCGGACTATCTGGTCGAGCTCTACAAATCGCTGAAGAACGATCTCCCCGCCTTCAACGGCGATGCGAGCTGGACCCTGCCCATGCCTGCCCGCTACGTCGTCGGACAGGATGGCGTCATTCTCTATGCGGAGGTGAACCCCGATTACACCCG